The following proteins are co-located in the Ursus arctos isolate Adak ecotype North America unplaced genomic scaffold, UrsArc2.0 scaffold_13, whole genome shotgun sequence genome:
- the LOC125283621 gene encoding translation initiation factor IF-2-like — protein sequence MLFEQARRRNRSVAIATESTTSPGLLKAKKQSQGMRMNAQGTTLSHKRLLKQATQAARRLGRLPRWGWETLRGPGAFPERRGALDSRPPRAGAQVSSQAGFAAQSPAPPPPRRPRCAPPLSAPGPGGGRWLDPNTRGLWREVGRRRGSPRTARPCPLQPAARRRGAASSPQALGAAAARAAAGLPSPLATAATAPRARELLLELPLAARPGHPGGGRTPLGARQPRLRPSGALPRGCPGSSASPPGRPRVRRSVLPARLASSPRQEPPGCPTAPRRCPDFPLCWMRTRAPRRRGAD from the exons GCTAAGAAGCAGTCTCAAGGGATGAGGATGAATGCACAAGGAACAACGCTTAGCCACAAAAGACTGTTGAAGCA GGCCACCCAAGCGGCCAGAAGACTTGGCCGACTTCCAAGGTGGGGCTGGGAGACCCTCAGAGGCCCCGGGGCGTTTCCAGAGCGGCGGGGCGCGCTCGACTCACGGCCGCCGCGGGCAGGAGCGCAGGTGAGCAGCCAAGCGGGGTTCGCCGCGCAGTCCCCGGCGCCTCCGCCTCCGCGGCGCCCGCGCTGCGCTCCACCCCTCTCCGCGCCGGGCCCCGGGGGCGGGCGATGGCTCGACCCAAACACCCGTGGGCTTTGGAGGGAAGTGGGGCGGCGACGTGGGAGCCCCCGGACTGCGCGGCCGTGCCCGCTGCAGCCCGCAGCGCGGAGACGCGGGGCCGCCAGCTCCCCTCAGGCGCTGGGCGCGGCGGCCGCGAGAGCCGCAG CGGGACTCCCGTCTCCACTCGCCACCGCGGCCACCGCGCCCCGCGCCCGGGAGCTGCTCCTCGAACTTCCTCTCGCCGCGCGGCCCGGGCACCCCGGCGGTGGGAGGACGCCGCTAGGCGCCAGGCAGCCGCGGCTCCGACCCTCCGGAGCCCTTCCCCGCGGCTGCCCGGGCTCCTCTGCCTCGCCGCCCGGCCGCCCGCGCGTCCGTCGGTCCGTCCTTCCTGCCCGCCTCGCCTCCTCCCCGCGGCAGGAGCCACCAGGCTGCCCCACGGCGCCCCGCCGCTGCCCGGACTTTCCTTTGTGTTGGATGCGCACTCGCGCCCCGCGCCGACGAGGGGCGGACTGA